ACCATGATGATTTCATGGAAATCGGGAATGTGATCAAGAAGATTTTTAAGTAATGTAAGATTGATAGAATTTAAAACCCATAATTAGGATGAGCCTAATTAACAGGATTTTTAAATTTAACTACAAGATTCTAAAGATAGAAAGATAATTCTCCTGAAATTATAAATAAAAATTATAAACTTTTCTTATCAGATGCAGTTTTATTATATTTGCATCCTAAAAAAATCAATAACCAATTTAAATGAAAAAATTCTTTGCACTAGTTTTTATACTTTTTTTATTTTCCTGTAGTAATAGTGATGATGATTCAACCGGTGAGCAAAAATGCTACATAACAAAATTTAATAAAGTAAATATAAAGCTTAACGGACAAGAATTTTATACGTCTGAATATTTATATAACGGTAATCAGATTATTAAAAAGCTGGAATATAAATTAGTTGATAACAGCACTACTGGTCAGCAATACCCTACTTATGAACTGCAATTGGATAGGACAACCGAAGTTCAATATAATTCTCTTAATCAGCCTGTAAAAATTATTGAGCCTTTGACCTATTCTAACATACAGGCTACAGAATACTTATTTTATGACAATTTAGGGAGATTATCTGAGAAGAACAGAATTAACACCTATATTCCTGATAATACTTCTTCTACTCAAAATTTTAAATATTCGTATAATTCAAATAATAAGATAATTGCTATTACAGAAAAAACAACAGACAGTTGGGGAGATATTTATAACGAAAATATCAAAATGCTCACTTATGATACAGACGGAAATTTAAGAGTAGTTGAGCAGACAAATACAAACTCACCCATATATAAAGTTGTAACAAAGTACGACAATTATGACAGCTATAAAAATCCGTATGCCAATGTAAATGTTCCTTTTGAAGACATTTTCTTTTTAAGACTTTCTAAAAATAATTATAGAAAATATTTCAAAACAGTTGTTTACAGTACCAGTTCACCAACAAATCCGCCTGCTCCGTATGAGACCAGTGAAATAAGCGGCTATGAATATAACGAAAATGGCTATCCCCGGTTTGCAGAATATAAATGTAACTAAAACAGAAAAGACTGCCGTAGAGCAGTCTTTTTTAGCATCTATCATTATTTTATTCTGCAACTACCCTCACCATTCCCTTCACCGCCACCAGCTTTTCCATAAGCTCTTCCCGGGAATCTGCCAGTACATTGATGTGGCCCATCTTTCTTCCGGGTTTGGTTTCCGTTTTTCCGTAAAGGTGAATGTAGGTTTCAGGTAACTTTAAAACGTCTTCCATTCCTTCGTAGACCACTTTCCCGGAATGGCCTTCTGCACCTACCAGGTTCAGCATGCCGCTGTAGATAATCGCATCCGTATCTGCAAGAGGTAAATTTTTAACCACCCTGTACATCTGCTCAAACTGCGAATTGGCATTCCCTTCCTGGCTCTGGTGGCCTGAATTGTGCAGCCTTGGCGCCGTTTCGTTTACCCATACTTTCCCTTCTTTATCCAGGAATAATTCAATGGCAAACAGTCCCGGAGAATTTACTGCACTGAGGAATTTTTCTGTGATGGAATTAATCTGTTCTTCAGTTTCTTCGCTCAGGAAAACCGGGCAGATATTGAAATCCAGCAGATTCAGTTTAGGATCGGCCACCATTTCCGTCACAGGGAAAATTTTTGTTTCCCCGTTTTCATTTCTGGCGACGATCACGGAAAGTTCCTTCTCAATATCCACCAGCTTTTCAATAACCGAATCTTCAAGCCAGAGATTTTTCATATCTTCAGCCGTACGGATTACCTGCACCCCTTTTCCGTCATATCCGCCCGTGTTCATTTTCTGCACGAAAGGCAGCGGCATTTTAATTTCATCGGAACTTCCGTCCATCACTTCAAATTCCGGGCTTGGGATCTCATGCGCTTTGTAAAACTTTTTCTGAAGGATTTTCTGCTGGATGGTTTTGATAATATTAGAATTCGGAACTACCTTTACGCCCTGATTTTCGAGTTCGGCCAAGGCATCGGCGTTCACATGTTCAATCTCAATAGTCACCACATCTTTATCTTTACCGAAATTCAAAACCGTTTCATAATCATTAAAACTGCCTTGCGTAAAGTAAGAAATAGTATGGCAGGGTGCATCAGGAGCCGGATCCAGGGTATAAAATTCGTCATCATATTTCAATGCTTCCTGAATCAGCATCCTTCCCAGCTGTCCGCCTCCTAAAATTCCTATTTTCATTTCCTTTTATTTTTATTAAATCTGAAATTAATTTTTTAACGTCCTGTCCGTTAAGATTTACTGGATTTTATCAATTTTTAAATACCCCAGGCTTACAAAATTCTCCTGGTTTTCCACATCTGATTTTACCAGCGAAATGGAATATTTCTGCTTTATTGAGGCAGGCAGGATTTCCTTTACCGGAAAAATATCATCGATGTCCACCCCCAGTTTTTCATCAATATGGCTTGTGGCTCCCTTGAATCCCATCGTTTTATAAAACTCTGTGGCTTTTGCTTTTTTTACGGCATCTGCCATGGCATTCCCCACCACCAGGTGCTGCTCATGGAATTCTTCAAAAAACCCTCTTTTATAGCCTCCCAGATTAATGAAATACAGCTGCTCTTCAGAAGTAGGTTCGCCTTTTTCAACAATTTTCACTTCGTACCCGTCTATAAACTTCACTTCCTGATAGCAGTCGATATGGATTTTCCCCTTTGCTTCTTTCCAGAAGTCCTTCATTTCCTCAACAAGGTCTTTCAGGCTTTCCGCAATCCCGAAAAATACATCATGCTGCTCAATATTCCTTCCGGGCGGTGTAGCTCCCAGGATGACATAAAATAGTTTCATATTTATTAAATTCCGTTTATGCAAAAATACGTCAAATTTATCTTTTTTAAACTTTGGCAGACTGTTACAATAGTTTTATATTTGTACCATGTCAGAAATCATTATTCTCTTCCTTGGAGCAATTTCGGCAGGACTTTTGGGTTCACTGACCGGTTTAGGAGGCGGAGTTATTATCATCCCTCTGTTAACGCTGGGTTTTGGTGTTCCTATGCATTATGCCATCGGTGCTTCCCTTATTTCTGTGATCGGGACCTCTTCCGGGGCGGCGGTTGCTTTCGTAAAAGAAGGCTTCACCAATATGAGGATCGGGATGTTCCTGGAGATTGCCACTACAGCCGGGGCTATTGCCGGGGCCTTGGTTTCAGGGATGCTTAACCCGAATACCATCGGGATCATTTTTGCCAGCATCCTTCTTCTGACCGTTATTTTAAATTTAAAAGGAAAGCCGGACCACCAGGAACCTGTAATCAAAGGCAGCCTGGAGGAAAAGCTAAAACTGTTCGGTACTTTTCCTGATAAAGGGATTATGAAAAGCTATTCTGCCAGAAATACCGTTCCGGGATTTTTTATGATGATGTTTGCCGGTGCCATGTCCGGTCTTTTGGGGATCGGTTCCGGTGCTCTGAAGGTTTTAGCAATGGATAATATGATGAAGCTGCCTTTTAAAGTTTCAACAACAACCAGTAATTTTATGATCGGGGTAACGGCGGTTGCCAGCGCACTGATCTATTTCCAGCGGGGTGAAATTATCCCGGTGATCGTAGCTCCTGTGTTAATCGGTGTTGTGGTGGGCAGCTTTATCGGATCTAAAACACTGATGGTTTCCAAAACCAAAAAGCTGAAAGTATTTTTTGCCATTGTGATCACCATCCTTTCGGTGTACATGATGTATAACGGAATTAATAAAAGTTTCAGATAATGAAGAAGAATTTCACAGATGTAGATCTGAACCGTTCGGTAGGAAATCTGCTGAGGTTAGGTGTTATTCTTTCTGTTATCACCTCATTGGCCGGTTTTATCAAACTTTTTACAGAAGGCTTTAAAATGCCTAAAACCTACAACAGCCTGAATATGGGGACTTCTTCCGAAAAGGTATGGGGCCAGTTCTGGAACTCGCTTTGTAAAGGAGAAGGCATGGCCATTATCCAGCTGGGAATTTTACTGCTTATTTTTACGCCTCTGGTAAGGATTATCTTTGCATTAATCGGGTATCTGAAGGAGAGAGATTATGTTTATGTAATTATTTCTTCCATTGTACTGGCCATTATGGCGGTCAGTTTCTTTACAGGCTACGCCCATTGATTTACATTTCATAAAATTCCAGCGGAAGCTGATCCGGATCCCGGGTGAAGAAAAATGCTTTTCCCGTGAATTCATCGATCCTTATTTCTTCGCAGGACAAACCTTTATGCACCAATTCCTGCCTTTTTTCACTGATTTTTTCCACTGAAAAGGCCAGATGCCTCAAGCCGCAGGCCTCCGGATTGGAAGGCCTTTCCGAAGGGTTGGGAAAGGAAAACAATTCGATAACATAATGATTCCCGATGGCCAGATCCAGTTTGTAAGACTGTCTTTCTTCACGGTACACTTCACGGATGATCTGCAACCCTAAAACTTCTGTGTAAAAATTTTTAGATACCTTATAATCCGAACAGATGATGGCAATATGATGGATTTTCATTTTAAATTTTATTTTTAATTCTTTACAGTGTGCTTTTCCTGTTATCAATCAGATACTTGATTTTTCATATCCCGTTCTGCTTTACCAGCTGGAGACTGTTGGCGCCGCAATGAGAAAATTTTCCTTTGAAGTAAAATGAATAAAGGATAAAAATTTCAGGACAGTAAACAATAAAAGGATAGTAACGCTTTTTTCATTCTTTTTTATTGATTGGAAAACTAAAAATAAGGATTTTAACCTCATCATTTGCATAGCTCACCAATATTATACAGATTTCATTTGAGCGGTAATAAAAAATAATCTAAATTTATAAAATTATTTATGTTTATGTGGACAGCTTACCTGATTCTGACTGTATTATTGCTGATTTTAACCATTCTTCCAAAAATCCAACATTCTCACTGGATATTCCGTACTCCTGAGTTTGGCAAGATACAGATCACCTTTTTTATCCTGCTGACTCTTCTGCTGGGTTTTTTCGCAGACTATCCGGCGGGTTTCTGGTATTATCAGGGATTTCTGCTGCTTTTATTTGTATATCATGGCATTACGCTTATCAAATACACTCCGCTCTACCCTATAAAAAAACACTTCTGGCGCCATCAGTCTTCTAAAAGGCTGAAATTTATTTCTGCTAATGTGTACCAGTTTAACGAGGAGTATGAAAGATTTATCGAACTCATTAGAAAATATCAGCCTGATTTCTTTTTAACCATGGAAAGCAACGAAGGCTGGGAGCAGGCACTACAGGCTTTAGAAGAAGAATATCCATATCAGCACAAAGTAACCCTGGAAAATACCTACGGGATGCATTTTTACTCCAGAACCAAAATCAGGAGTGCAAAAACACACTATTTCGTGGCCGATGATATCCCTTCGATTGAAGCCCACATGGAAACTGATGACGGATTCAGATTTGTTTTTTTCGGCGTCCATCCGCCGCCACCGAGCCCGACAGAAGAGGAAACATCAAAAGAAAGGGACGGTGATCTTCTAAGTACAGCCAAACGTGTAACGGAGATTGACGAACAAGTTATTGTAGTGGGAGATTTTAATAATGTGGCATGGTCTAAATCATCCATTCTTTTCAGGAAAACAAGCCATCTAATAGACCCAAGGATCGGTCGGTCCTTTGTTTCAACTTTCCATGCCAGGTACAAGCTGCTGAGATTCCCTATTGACCTGATGTTCCACAGTGAAAATATTTTCATAGAAGACCTTAAAACCCTGGAGAATTTCGGTTCTGACCATCTTCCCGTGTATTGTGAATTTTATATTGACCATCATAACACCGAACAGGAAGAACGGATCGACACTGCCACCACCGAAGAGAAGAAAGAAGCGGAAGAAATGATTCAGGAGGGCAAAGATGAAGACGGCGAGCGTGATGCAGTAGTGACTGAAGGGTAATTTTGAAGCTGTAATGAGTTGCTTAGGTTCCTGCTGAATGACAAAACAATATACATCAGTCATTCCATAGGAACCTAAGCAATAGAATTAAAGCTTGGTTCCTATGTATAAACTTAAACGGCAATAATAAAAATATTTTGCTTTATTTTAGAAATTCATCACATCCTTTACTACCCCATTGTTCTGGGTATGCTGTAATAATTCGGCTTCAATAAAAGCCTTAATCTGCTCTTCGGAGCCATTATCCGGGAATAAAAGGTGGACATTCGCGCCGGCATCTAGGGTAAAGAACAAAGGCAGGCCCGTCTCTTTTCTGAAGGCCCAGATTTTATTGATCACTTCCAGGGTTCCTGTCTGCATCAGAATGAAAGCAGGATCACTCATCATCATCATGGCATGAAGCGTCAAAGCCTCGTGTTCCACCAGTTTGATAAAGCCTGCCAGATCTCCGCCGGCTAAGATTTCCTTCATCGGCCCAAAGTTTTCCCGGGCTTCCTGAAATCTTCTGTCTGCATAAGGATTGGTATTCATCAGTCCGTGTCCTACCGTTGAAGAAACCGATTTCTGGCCTTCATGGATTAGTAAAACCCAGTCATTGAAATTCCTGAAAACGTCATGGATTTCCTCATTCGGATAAGGTACTGCAAACAGGTCAGAACTTCCTTTGACCTGAGATTCACCCCAGACCACCAGCCCGCTGTATAAGCTTCTGCAGGCACTTCCGCTGCCCAGCCTTGCCAAAAAGGATGCCTTTCTCAATGATTCCTCTCCGCTTGTCGCTCCGGAAAAAGATTCATCCAGATTCATCAGGCATTTGGCAATCGCCCCGAAGCCGGAAGCCGAACTGGCAATGCCTGAACTGTGGGGAAATGTATTTTCCGTTCTGATGATGTATCTGCCCTGCAAAACCCAGGGAAGGTACTGATCAATATTCCTGAAATATTTCTCAATCTTTTCAGCGAATTTCACTTCCTCGTGCCCTGCCAGAAAAGTCTGCACGGAAAACGGCTCATCAGCCAAAAATTCCATTGTGGTATTGGTTTTACAATGGCTTAAAGTATAGCTGATGCTTGGGTTTGCCGGAATCTGGTTGTCATACTTTCCCCAGTATTTAATCAGGGCGATATTGGACGGACAGCTTTCCGAAACGGTCTGATGGTGTAAGGTATATTCTTTTTTTCCTAAAAATTCCTGTGTTGTCATAATGTGGTTTAAAATAGTAAACTTAATGGAGCCAGCTATAAATATAAAGTTTTGCAATCAGCTTAAAACAAAGATCTGAGCTTGTAAATCTGAATTTATCATTGCTGTTTAATACATTTCCTCAATGATCTCCGAATATTTTTTTAAGACTACATTGCGTTTTACTTTCAGTGTAGGGGTAATCTCTCCGGTATTGATATCAAATTCTGCGGGCATCAGCGTAAATTTCTTTACCTTTTCAAAATCCGACAGCTCATTCTGGAGCTCTTTAATCTTTTCTTTATAAAAGTCATGTACGGTTCCGTTTTTTACGATTTCTTTCCAATCGGTAAACGGGATGTTATTTTTTTTGATGAAATCATGCAAAAATTCAAAGTTCGGGACTACCAGGGCAGAAACAAACTGTCTTCCTTCCGCAATCAGCACAATCTGCTGGATGAAATTGTTATTGGTAAGCAGGTTTTCAATCTGCTGCGGGGCAATATACTTGCCGTTTGATGTTTTCATCAGGTCTTTCAGCCGGTCTGTGATGGTAAGGTTCCCTTCTTCATCGATCTTTCCGGCATCACCGGTTCTGAACCATCCGTCTGCCGTAAAAACATTCATCGTATCTTCAGGTTTATTGTAATACCCTTTCATAATTCCTTTCCCTTTTGCCTGGATTTCATCGCCTTCACCGATGCGGATTTCCACACCGGGAAGCGGCTTTCCACTGCTTCCGTGCTCGAAACGGGTTAATGGAAAAAGAGTAAGGGTGGCCGTTGTTTCGGTAAGCCCGTACCCTACCGTCACATGAATTCCTACGGATTCAAAGAACCTGGTGACTTCAGGAGACAGCGATGCCCCGCCGCAAGGCAGGAACCACAGCCTTCCGCCCATCTTTTCTTTTATTTTACTGAATACCAATGCTCCCGCAACGGATTCTTTTATTTTTAACCCTGACGGAACCGGTCTTTCTTTTCTTCTCAATTCGGCGGCCTGCCATCCTGTTTCCAATGCCCAGCTGAAGATTTTTTTCTTTAAAGAAGAACCTTCACCTGCTTTTTCCAGTACGCCGGCATAAATTTTCTGAAAAAACCTCGGAACGGCACACATCATGGTCGGTTTTACTTCTTCCAGTGCCCGGGCTATATTTTTCGGGTCTTCAAGGAAGTATACCCGGGCTCCGCCATACAGGCAAAGCAGGCTCCAGCTCCGTTCGAAAACGTGGCTCAAAGGTAAAAATGCCAGCGAAAGCTCTTCTTCAAAATTTTTAAATTTTAAAAACTCGAAATGGGCATCAAAGGCATTGATAAAATTTCCGTGGGTCAGCATCACGCCCTTAGGTGTGCCTGTGGTTCCTGATGTATAGATCAGGGTAGCGACATCATTGATTTCTTTTTTGCAGTACTCCATTTCCGGAGTGGCCTTGGCAATAAAATCCTCAAGGTAAAAACTGCTGAATTCTTTCTTGATCCAGACTGCCTTTTTAGCAATGATAATGGTTTCAAGACCGGTTTTCCCGGTTTTCAGAATTTCAAGGCAGGCATCATACTGGGCCTGGTCCCCAACCAGAATAATCTTTGCTCCCGAATCACTGATGATGTATTCTGCCTGATCCGCGTTATTTGTCGCGTAAACCGGTACCGTTACTGCTCCGGCAGCCATTGCCGCCAGATCAAAAACCATCCATTCGGAAGAATTATCCGCATAAATGGCCACTTTATCATTTTCATGGACGCCTGCACCTTTCAGGGCATTGGCAGTCTTAAAAATAATTTCACTGAATTTCTGCCAGCTCAGTTCTTTCCATCCCGCATCTTTCTTTTTAAAGCCTATGGCAGATTTTACTGCGTGTTTTTCTATATTCTTTTGAATAATTGCCTCTGCAAGATTCATTTTTTCAGCTTTTTGTCGTTTATATAATTTCTAAGATGAAAGTCCACCGTTTCTTCCAGCGGAATAAACCGGTATTGCAACCTGTCTTTGATCTTCCGGTTGGAAATGCGGTTCATCACGGAAACGGTTTCAATATTTGTCCTCGTTGCCATTCTCAGAGGCGGGATCAGCCATCCCAAAAGCATATTGGCCACAACCCCAAGGTTCAGGTAAGGTTTTGAAAGGATTTTTGCTTCCCGAAGGCCCAGTGATTTCCTGATCTTTTTCCCCAGGTCAGCATACCGCCTGCTTTCGGAAACAATGACGAAACGCTCGCCGAATATATTTTTTTCCATCAGTTCCACGCAAATTACAGCTACATCCCTCACATCGGCATAGCTTGTGCCACCGGAAAAAGTAAAGCTGTTTTTTTCAAAAACAGGAAATATATCCCCGCTGCTGCTGCCCCAGTTTCCGCTTCCGACGATCATCCCCGGATTGACGATGACGGTGTTCAGCCCTTCTGCAGAAGCCCGCCAGACTTCCATTTCAGCAAGGTGTTTGGAAACGGCATAGGCCGAGTGCTCTTCTTTGGGATTAAAATCAGAAGTTTCATCCAATTCGCCGTTTTCATTGGCAAGATCCAGCACTGCAATGGAGCTTACATGAAGAAATTTTTTCACGGCAGAACCGTCACAGGCATACAGAAGGTTTTCTGTGCCCTTTACATTCATGCGGTATATCTCTTTACTGTCTTTAGGATTAAAGCCTACTTTCGCCGCGCAGTGGTATACCTCATTAACTCCTTCTACAGCAGCCTGCAGTGACTGAACATCATTGAAATCAACATCCACCCATTCAATTCTATTAAAGAAACCTTCCGGATTTTCCGTATAAAATGCAAAAGAGTGTTTTACTTCGTTTAAATTGCTCGACGGCCTTTTGGCTGCGCGTACGTCTTTCCCTTTTTTTAAAAGTTCCAAAACAATCACCCTGCCCAAAATCCCGGTAGCTCCCGTTACAAAAACCATCAGTTATTTTTACTAAATTGACTAATTTACGTTCATATTCTATGCCATGCAAATTTGCGATTTTTAAAGGAGATTTCAATTTTTAATTAATGGGAAATGTTAAATAAATTATATTCAGAACTGAATTTATGAGGTATAACAGTACTTTATTTCTCCGCATAACAGTGGATATTGGTCTGTTTCATACTTGCGGTTAAAAGCAAAACGGGCCGGAGCCCGTTTCTGCTGATTTTAAATATGCCGGTAAAAAATTATAAATCCCTGGTTCGTTACGCCAAAACCATATTGTTCCTTCGCGGGGCCTTATCGCACAGAAGGTCTGCAATGCTTTTGGAAATCCGGTTATCTTCTGTAAGGTTATCAAGCCAGAAAAACTCTCCGGCTCCATTGATTTCGATGAAATAATATTCATCTTCAGGAGAAACGATCATATCAATGGCTCCGTAATCCACATGGTAGACATCTAGAAGCTCCAGAAGCTTTGCTTCGATATCCTGCGGAAGCTCTGTGGGTATCCATTTATCAATAAGGTTGACCCCATCTTTCCGCCAGTCTGTTTTTGCAGCTTCAGATTGTTGGGAATCTATTTCAAACGCATAAACATCGCGTCCTACTATGGTTATACGGAGTTCTTTCTTTTTTTCGATTTTTTTCTGGAACTGCATCGGGCAGTACAAAAGCGTATCCAGTTCTTCCAGTTTGTCTTCATTCACCACGTTAGTGAACACCACATTTTCCACTCCGTCTTCATAAATAGCGAAACCGGTCTGCATTTTAGCCACAACATCCCCGTGTTTTATAATAAACCTTTTGGCTTCTTCCGGGCTATTGGTAACAGCGGTTGCCGGAATGTTCAATCCGAGCTTATCTGCAATTTTCAGCTGCTCTTCCTTGCTGTCCAGCCTTCTGTAGACACTCGGTTTTCCTAAAGAGTAAGCATCTACCGACTCCAGGAAACCGAAAAGCGTATTGCGGATTTCACCCATCGCAGCTCCGAAAAACTTGGCATCCA
The sequence above is a segment of the Chryseobacterium sp. JJR-5R genome. Coding sequences within it:
- a CDS encoding diphosphomevalonate decarboxylase, whose protein sequence is MTTQEFLGKKEYTLHHQTVSESCPSNIALIKYWGKYDNQIPANPSISYTLSHCKTNTTMEFLADEPFSVQTFLAGHEEVKFAEKIEKYFRNIDQYLPWVLQGRYIIRTENTFPHSSGIASSASGFGAIAKCLMNLDESFSGATSGEESLRKASFLARLGSGSACRSLYSGLVVWGESQVKGSSDLFAVPYPNEEIHDVFRNFNDWVLLIHEGQKSVSSTVGHGLMNTNPYADRRFQEARENFGPMKEILAGGDLAGFIKLVEHEALTLHAMMMMSDPAFILMQTGTLEVINKIWAFRKETGLPLFFTLDAGANVHLLFPDNGSEEQIKAFIEAELLQHTQNNGVVKDVMNF
- a CDS encoding VOC family protein, encoding MKIHHIAIICSDYKVSKNFYTEVLGLQIIREVYREERQSYKLDLAIGNHYVIELFSFPNPSERPSNPEACGLRHLAFSVEKISEKRQELVHKGLSCEEIRIDEFTGKAFFFTRDPDQLPLEFYEM
- a CDS encoding 5-(carboxyamino)imidazole ribonucleotide synthase; the protein is MKIGILGGGQLGRMLIQEALKYDDEFYTLDPAPDAPCHTISYFTQGSFNDYETVLNFGKDKDVVTIEIEHVNADALAELENQGVKVVPNSNIIKTIQQKILQKKFYKAHEIPSPEFEVMDGSSDEIKMPLPFVQKMNTGGYDGKGVQVIRTAEDMKNLWLEDSVIEKLVDIEKELSVIVARNENGETKIFPVTEMVADPKLNLLDFNICPVFLSEETEEQINSITEKFLSAVNSPGLFAIELFLDKEGKVWVNETAPRLHNSGHQSQEGNANSQFEQMYRVVKNLPLADTDAIIYSGMLNLVGAEGHSGKVVYEGMEDVLKLPETYIHLYGKTETKPGRKMGHINVLADSREELMEKLVAVKGMVRVVAE
- a CDS encoding endonuclease/exonuclease/phosphatase family protein, with translation MFMWTAYLILTVLLLILTILPKIQHSHWIFRTPEFGKIQITFFILLTLLLGFFADYPAGFWYYQGFLLLLFVYHGITLIKYTPLYPIKKHFWRHQSSKRLKFISANVYQFNEEYERFIELIRKYQPDFFLTMESNEGWEQALQALEEEYPYQHKVTLENTYGMHFYSRTKIRSAKTHYFVADDIPSIEAHMETDDGFRFVFFGVHPPPPSPTEEETSKERDGDLLSTAKRVTEIDEQVIVVGDFNNVAWSKSSILFRKTSHLIDPRIGRSFVSTFHARYKLLRFPIDLMFHSENIFIEDLKTLENFGSDHLPVYCEFYIDHHNTEQEERIDTATTEEKKEAEEMIQEGKDEDGERDAVVTEG
- a CDS encoding MvdC/MvdD family ATP grasp protein; translation: MNKILIITHTGDNFSIEKVTEYIDKNGFEIIRFNVDLYPLQNKLSTTFEDGKWITVLETQDKKHRLDDISAVWYRRAYNIGKGVKDELDAKFFGAAMGEIRNTLFGFLESVDAYSLGKPSVYRRLDSKEEQLKIADKLGLNIPATAVTNSPEEAKRFIIKHGDVVAKMQTGFAIYEDGVENVVFTNVVNEDKLEELDTLLYCPMQFQKKIEKKKELRITIVGRDVYAFEIDSQQSEAAKTDWRKDGVNLIDKWIPTELPQDIEAKLLELLDVYHVDYGAIDMIVSPEDEYYFIEINGAGEFFWLDNLTEDNRISKSIADLLCDKAPRRNNMVLA
- a CDS encoding DUF1634 domain-containing protein: MKKNFTDVDLNRSVGNLLRLGVILSVITSLAGFIKLFTEGFKMPKTYNSLNMGTSSEKVWGQFWNSLCKGEGMAIIQLGILLLIFTPLVRIIFALIGYLKERDYVYVIISSIVLAIMAVSFFTGYAH
- a CDS encoding NAD-dependent epimerase/dehydratase family protein, with protein sequence MVFVTGATGILGRVIVLELLKKGKDVRAAKRPSSNLNEVKHSFAFYTENPEGFFNRIEWVDVDFNDVQSLQAAVEGVNEVYHCAAKVGFNPKDSKEIYRMNVKGTENLLYACDGSAVKKFLHVSSIAVLDLANENGELDETSDFNPKEEHSAYAVSKHLAEMEVWRASAEGLNTVIVNPGMIVGSGNWGSSSGDIFPVFEKNSFTFSGGTSYADVRDVAVICVELMEKNIFGERFVIVSESRRYADLGKKIRKSLGLREAKILSKPYLNLGVVANMLLGWLIPPLRMATRTNIETVSVMNRISNRKIKDRLQYRFIPLEETVDFHLRNYINDKKLKK
- a CDS encoding DUF1543 domain-containing protein — protein: MKLFYVILGATPPGRNIEQHDVFFGIAESLKDLVEEMKDFWKEAKGKIHIDCYQEVKFIDGYEVKIVEKGEPTSEEQLYFINLGGYKRGFFEEFHEQHLVVGNAMADAVKKAKATEFYKTMGFKGATSHIDEKLGVDIDDIFPVKEILPASIKQKYSISLVKSDVENQENFVSLGYLKIDKIQ
- a CDS encoding long-chain fatty acid--CoA ligase, whose translation is MNLAEAIIQKNIEKHAVKSAIGFKKKDAGWKELSWQKFSEIIFKTANALKGAGVHENDKVAIYADNSSEWMVFDLAAMAAGAVTVPVYATNNADQAEYIISDSGAKIILVGDQAQYDACLEILKTGKTGLETIIIAKKAVWIKKEFSSFYLEDFIAKATPEMEYCKKEINDVATLIYTSGTTGTPKGVMLTHGNFINAFDAHFEFLKFKNFEEELSLAFLPLSHVFERSWSLLCLYGGARVYFLEDPKNIARALEEVKPTMMCAVPRFFQKIYAGVLEKAGEGSSLKKKIFSWALETGWQAAELRRKERPVPSGLKIKESVAGALVFSKIKEKMGGRLWFLPCGGASLSPEVTRFFESVGIHVTVGYGLTETTATLTLFPLTRFEHGSSGKPLPGVEIRIGEGDEIQAKGKGIMKGYYNKPEDTMNVFTADGWFRTGDAGKIDEEGNLTITDRLKDLMKTSNGKYIAPQQIENLLTNNNFIQQIVLIAEGRQFVSALVVPNFEFLHDFIKKNNIPFTDWKEIVKNGTVHDFYKEKIKELQNELSDFEKVKKFTLMPAEFDINTGEITPTLKVKRNVVLKKYSEIIEEMY
- a CDS encoding sulfite exporter TauE/SafE family protein, coding for MSEIIILFLGAISAGLLGSLTGLGGGVIIIPLLTLGFGVPMHYAIGASLISVIGTSSGAAVAFVKEGFTNMRIGMFLEIATTAGAIAGALVSGMLNPNTIGIIFASILLLTVILNLKGKPDHQEPVIKGSLEEKLKLFGTFPDKGIMKSYSARNTVPGFFMMMFAGAMSGLLGIGSGALKVLAMDNMMKLPFKVSTTTSNFMIGVTAVASALIYFQRGEIIPVIVAPVLIGVVVGSFIGSKTLMVSKTKKLKVFFAIVITILSVYMMYNGINKSFR